From one Syngnathoides biaculeatus isolate LvHL_M chromosome 12, ASM1980259v1, whole genome shotgun sequence genomic stretch:
- the apmap gene encoding adipocyte plasma membrane-associated protein isoform X1 has product MNETAGLRLRRQRQRDVITDRLAEHVHKGKGTYSGRVFRASLLSVGAFLLLPLLVVLLVLESPIQPDVLVLKEPPPMSGCWEANGKLRLARRLYEDALAGPESVANIGDVFYSGTADGRIVKLIGRRIHTVARLGKPPCGSAEDEVTCGRPLGIRAGSNGTLFVADAYLGVFEVNPTTGESTRLVSGGQEAGGRKVLFINDLAVTRDGKKLYFTSSSSRWQRKDYLHLIMEATADGRVLEYDTETGELSVVMDNLRFPNGIQLLPDEESVLVAETTMARIRRVHVAGLNKGGMDTFMDNLPGFPDNIRPSSSGGYWVAMSAVRPNPGFSMLDFLSQRPWIKKFLFKLLSQDTMVKLVPRYSLVAELHDGGVCSRSFHDPDGLVAAYVSEAHEHDGSLYLGSFRSPYLARLDLSLV; this is encoded by the exons ATGAACGAGACGGCGGGCCTGCGCCTGCGGAGGCAACGCCAACGTGACGTCATCACCGACAGACTCGCCGAGCACGTGCACAAGGGCAAAGG GACGTACAGCGGACGCGTGTTCCGGGCCAGTCTGCTGTCTGTGGGCGCCTTCCTGCTCTTGCCTCTGCTCGTTGTCCTGCTCGTCCTCGAGTCGCCGATCCAGCCCGACGTCCTCGT TCTGAAGGAGCCGCCGCCCATGTCGGGCTGCTGGGAAGCCAACGGCAAGCTGCGCCTCGCCCGCAGGCTGTACGAGGACGCCCTCGCCGGACCCGAGTCGGTCGCCAACATCGGAG ATGTCTTTTATAGCGGAACGGCAGACGGGAGGATAGTCAAGCTGATTGGTCGAAGGATTCACACGGTGGCCCGACTGGGAAAACCTCCCTGCG GGTCTGCGGAGGACGAGGTGACCTGCGGGAGGCCCCTGGGAATACGAGCGGGATCCAACGGGACTTTATTTGTGGCAGACGCCTACTTGGGCGTCTTCGAAGTCAACCCCACCACAG GCGAGTCGACGCGGCTGGTGTCCGGcggtcaggaggcgggcggCAGGAAGGTGCTGTTCATCAACGACCTGGCGGTGACGCGGGATGGCAAGAAGTTGTACTTCACCTCCTCCAGCAGCAGGTGGCAGCGCAAAGATTACCTCCACCTCATCATGGAGGCCACGGCTGACGGACG CGTGTTGGAGTACGACACGGAGACCGGCGAGCTGAGCGTGGTCATGGACAACCTGCGATTCCCCAACGGCATCCAGTTGCTTCCCGACGAGGAGTCCGTCCTGGTGGCTGAGACCACCATGGCCCGAATACGCAG GGTCCACGTGGCGGGTTTAAACAAGGGCGGCATGGACACGTTCATGGACAACCTTCCCGGTTTCCCCGACAACATCCGGCCCAGCTCGAGCGGCGGCTACTGGGTGGCCATGTCCGCCGTACGTCCCAACCCGGGATTCTCTATGTTGGACTTCCTGTCGCAGAGACCCTGGATCAAGAAGTTCCTCTTCAAG CTCCTGAGCCAGGACACGATGGTGAAGTTGGTTCCTCGTTACAGCCTGGTCGCCGAGCTCCACGACGGCGGCGTCTGCTCGCGGAGCTTCCACGACCCCGACGGGTTGGTGGCGGCGTACGTGAGTGAGGCGCACGAACACGACGGAAGTCTGTACCTGGGATCCTTCCGCTCGCCCTACCTCGCCAGACTGGACCTGAGCCTGGTGTGA
- the apmap gene encoding adipocyte plasma membrane-associated protein isoform X2 yields MSGCWEANGKLRLARRLYEDALAGPESVANIGDVFYSGTADGRIVKLIGRRIHTVARLGKPPCGSAEDEVTCGRPLGIRAGSNGTLFVADAYLGVFEVNPTTGESTRLVSGGQEAGGRKVLFINDLAVTRDGKKLYFTSSSSRWQRKDYLHLIMEATADGRVLEYDTETGELSVVMDNLRFPNGIQLLPDEESVLVAETTMARIRRVHVAGLNKGGMDTFMDNLPGFPDNIRPSSSGGYWVAMSAVRPNPGFSMLDFLSQRPWIKKFLFKLLSQDTMVKLVPRYSLVAELHDGGVCSRSFHDPDGLVAAYVSEAHEHDGSLYLGSFRSPYLARLDLSLV; encoded by the exons ATGTCGGGCTGCTGGGAAGCCAACGGCAAGCTGCGCCTCGCCCGCAGGCTGTACGAGGACGCCCTCGCCGGACCCGAGTCGGTCGCCAACATCGGAG ATGTCTTTTATAGCGGAACGGCAGACGGGAGGATAGTCAAGCTGATTGGTCGAAGGATTCACACGGTGGCCCGACTGGGAAAACCTCCCTGCG GGTCTGCGGAGGACGAGGTGACCTGCGGGAGGCCCCTGGGAATACGAGCGGGATCCAACGGGACTTTATTTGTGGCAGACGCCTACTTGGGCGTCTTCGAAGTCAACCCCACCACAG GCGAGTCGACGCGGCTGGTGTCCGGcggtcaggaggcgggcggCAGGAAGGTGCTGTTCATCAACGACCTGGCGGTGACGCGGGATGGCAAGAAGTTGTACTTCACCTCCTCCAGCAGCAGGTGGCAGCGCAAAGATTACCTCCACCTCATCATGGAGGCCACGGCTGACGGACG CGTGTTGGAGTACGACACGGAGACCGGCGAGCTGAGCGTGGTCATGGACAACCTGCGATTCCCCAACGGCATCCAGTTGCTTCCCGACGAGGAGTCCGTCCTGGTGGCTGAGACCACCATGGCCCGAATACGCAG GGTCCACGTGGCGGGTTTAAACAAGGGCGGCATGGACACGTTCATGGACAACCTTCCCGGTTTCCCCGACAACATCCGGCCCAGCTCGAGCGGCGGCTACTGGGTGGCCATGTCCGCCGTACGTCCCAACCCGGGATTCTCTATGTTGGACTTCCTGTCGCAGAGACCCTGGATCAAGAAGTTCCTCTTCAAG CTCCTGAGCCAGGACACGATGGTGAAGTTGGTTCCTCGTTACAGCCTGGTCGCCGAGCTCCACGACGGCGGCGTCTGCTCGCGGAGCTTCCACGACCCCGACGGGTTGGTGGCGGCGTACGTGAGTGAGGCGCACGAACACGACGGAAGTCTGTACCTGGGATCCTTCCGCTCGCCCTACCTCGCCAGACTGGACCTGAGCCTGGTGTGA
- the LOC133509954 gene encoding uncharacterized protein LOC133509954, which translates to MKSFMTSQRRQSTHTGERGSPHFGERQVDSSVTMENYSIKAEVILPMVQKYFERILPAQWSMLAAGTIDSATQVILADMCTDITQKLCADTIRVIIPEFKQRIQSADKKRMKLKVEGGLSTAFASALGVPEQPSKSSQKLDSLFKREISQRVNHTLSAATSTDSQLLPLIYIPGTFTKIEVLAKMVLLACGALKVYLSKMAVYTKCFRPCWGQRNRQEPPGRGDACIFDREQTTEAVMNILRKWTDGEEESLSLGTNGELRKTAADIVTTIINDLHFHDPAEEGRSRSSTPHFNLGLIKDQLCEFFESCVSPNSSNESSRKRNFLNFCQKKFDELAFELQKVRCRCMRLEEETSPSGTRTPDGDNLLSFQGIQPELEDVFHKAALPVGGAGAGVDVDKLRHEADKFSLDLADKLYHYMTANRTTVQSDAVWRRYSEPLILEVDEEKPENIQVLHKIVEDTATKFVQQLLLWLKMEPVTRGNHADEVYGCLNDIDTLIAGTVTPQTKDAELDDARPESNQKGRPPSAREEAVESGIGQKTETDGAREKTPPSGVVRVAWPSPLRPPSARETSSRSRSASSRVTSCSSVSLEEMVTSLMAVLVVQLLTRLQKKHKKVVLSRDTLPIIQRLSKKVLQDPSLCVVTEANIYSVNKLMKAVVRQLPREFNGTQRLLDAFLSDEQSFDNTLLKLLSFNLDALKPPRRRGTQEFFTAVRRLFLWTLCTRSPSRKREIPPRAAETDSEKSAGV; encoded by the coding sequence ATGAAAAGCTTTATGACGTCACAAAGGCGTCAAAGCACTCACACCGGCGAGCGCGGAAGCCCCCACTTTGGCGAGAGACAAGTCGACAGCAGCGTAACGATGGAGAACTACTCCATCAAGGCGGAGGTCATCCTCCCGATGGTGCAGAAATACTTTGAGCGCATTCTGCCCGCGCAGTGGAGCATGCTGGCCGCGGGCACCATCGACTCGGCCACGCAGGTCATCCTGGCGGACATGTGCACGGACATCACGCAGAAACTCTGCGCCGACACCATCCGAGTCATCATCCCCGAGTTTAAACAGCGTATTCAGAGCGCCGACAAGAAAAGAATGAAGCTCAAGGTGGAAGGCGGGCTGAGCACCGCGTTCGCCTCGGCGCTCGGCGTCCCGGAGCAGCCGAGCAAAAGCTCCCAAAAGCTGGACTCTCTCTTCAAGCGGGAGATCTCGCAGAGGGTCAATCACACCTTGTCCGCCGCCACCAGCACCGACAGTCAGCTGCTGCCCCTGATCTACATCCCGGGAACCTTCACCAAGATCGAGGTTCTGGCCAAGATGGTGCTGCTGGCCTGCGGCGCTCTGAAGGTTTACCTGAGCAAGATGGCCGTTTATACGAAATGCTTCAGACCGTGCTGGGGCCAAAGGAACCGACAAGAACCCCCGGGCCGCGGCGACGCGTGCATATTTGACCGAGAACAAACCACCGAGGCCGTGATGAACATCCTGCGCAAATGGACCGACGGCGAGGAGGAGTCTCTCTCGCTCGGGACAAATGGCGAGCTTAGGAAAACGGCGGCGGATATCGTGACAACCATAATCAACGACCTGCACTTCCACGACCCCGCGGAGGAGGGACGCAGTCGCTCCTCTACGCCTCATTTCAATCTGGGGCTGATAAAGGATCAACTCTGCGAGTTCTTCGAATCGTGCGTATCGCCCAACAGCAGCAACGAGTCTTCTCGTAAACGCAACTTTTTGAACTTTTGCCAAAAGAAGTTCGACGAACTGGCATTTGAACTGCAGAAGGTCCGCTGCCGCTGCATGCGCTTGGAAGAAGAGACGTCCCCAAGTGGGACTCGAACACCAGACGGTGACAATCTGCTCAGCTTCCAGGGAATCCAGCCGGAGCTCGAGGACGTGTTCCACAAAGCGGCGCTACCGGTCGGAGGCGCCGGGGCCGGCGTAGACGTGGACAAGCTACGACACGAAGCCGACAAGTTCTCGCTAGACCTTGCGGATAAACTCTACCATTACATGACCGCCAACCGGACCACGGTCCAGTCAGATGCGGTGTGGAGGCGCTACTCGGAGCCGCTCATCCTGGAGGTGGACGAGGAAAAACCAGAGAACATCCAGGTTCTGCATAAGATTGTAGAAGACACGGCTACAAAGTTTGTCCAGCAACTGCTCCTCTGGCTCAAGATGGAACCGGTGACGAGGGGCAACCACGCCGACGAGGTCTACGGGTGCCTGAACGACATCGACACGCTTATCGCGGGAACCGTCACCCCGCAAACAAAAGACGCCGAATTGGATGACGCCAGGCCCGAGAGCAACCAAAAGGGGCGTCCGCCTTCCGCGCGGGAAGAGGCCGTGGAAAGTGGGATCGGTCAAAAAACGGAGACGGACGGCGCTCGGGAAAAGACTCCGCCCTCCGGCGTCGTACGTGTGGCTTGGCCGTCGCCGCTCCGCCCGCCCTCTGCGCGGGAGACCTCCTCCCGGTCCCGAAGCGCGTCCTCACGTGTCACGTCGTGCAGCTCGGTCTCTTTGGAGGAGATGGTCACATCGCTCATGGCGGTACTCGTCGTCCAGCTGCTGACCCGACTTCAAAAGAAACACAAGAAGGTGGTCCTCTCCCGCGACACCCTGCCAATCATCCAGCGCCTCTCCAAGAAGGTGCTGCAGGACCCGAGCTTATGCGTCGTCACCGAAGCCAACATTTACAGCGTCAACAAGCTGATGAAGGCCGTCGTCCGCCAACTGCCGCGAGAGTTTAACGGTACGCAGCGGCTGCTGGACGCCTTCCTGTCTGACGAGCAGAGTTTTGACAACACGCTGCTGAAGCTGCTTTCGTTCAACTTGGATGCCTTGAAACCACCTCGGCGACGCGGGACGCAAGAGTTCTTTACGGCCGTGCGCAGGC